The proteins below come from a single Saccharopolyspora sp. SCSIO 74807 genomic window:
- a CDS encoding M17 family metallopeptidase, with protein MPAAVPVFDGAVGPDLAGPDLAAAAEPWGVDTATLEALGVTASAGDVRTIPLPDGRFGWTVGAGSGDQWRTIGAALARAARERLGEGSGEDDPEDLGDATEAEYLQVRLPADADAELVAALTLGLSLGDYRFRVTGKPTAPRLRKALLVVPEGTDPAGLREAVAQAHEWAAATALARDLANTPSNVKNPAWLTGAAAELAGSLPGLTAAVRDEKWLADKGFGGVLAVGGGSVSPPRLLELTWRPEGIKSGPHLVLVGKGITFDTGGLSLKPADGMHMMRTDMAGGGAVIGALLSIARLNIPVRVTALVPSAENHVSGSSYRPGDVVRHYGGKTTEVSNTDAEGRMVLADALAYAVHKHEPDLIVDVATLTGAMKVALGLRTGGLFATEPELQQRVRDAGERVGEAWWPMPLLEDHAADVQGELGDVRQAPQGPGGVTAALFLREFTGGVPWAHLDIAGPGRADKPYAEVVPGATGFAARSLVELAASLAS; from the coding sequence GTGCCCGCGGCGGTGCCGGTCTTCGACGGTGCTGTTGGCCCGGATTTGGCTGGCCCGGACCTGGCTGCGGCCGCCGAACCGTGGGGAGTGGACACCGCGACGCTCGAAGCGTTGGGAGTGACGGCTTCCGCGGGCGACGTGCGCACGATTCCGCTGCCGGACGGGCGGTTCGGCTGGACCGTCGGCGCCGGTTCCGGTGATCAGTGGCGCACCATCGGTGCGGCGCTGGCGCGCGCGGCGCGCGAACGGCTCGGTGAAGGCTCCGGCGAGGACGATCCCGAAGACCTCGGCGACGCGACCGAGGCCGAATACCTCCAAGTGCGGTTGCCCGCGGACGCCGACGCGGAACTCGTCGCCGCGTTGACGCTCGGGTTGTCGCTGGGCGACTACCGGTTCCGGGTCACCGGCAAGCCCACCGCGCCCCGGCTGCGCAAAGCTCTGCTGGTGGTCCCCGAAGGCACGGATCCGGCGGGATTGCGCGAGGCCGTCGCGCAGGCGCACGAGTGGGCCGCCGCCACCGCATTGGCGCGGGACCTGGCCAACACGCCCTCCAACGTGAAGAACCCCGCGTGGTTGACCGGTGCGGCCGCCGAGCTCGCCGGGTCGCTGCCCGGCCTGACGGCCGCCGTCCGCGACGAGAAGTGGTTGGCGGACAAGGGTTTCGGCGGCGTGCTGGCGGTCGGCGGCGGATCCGTGAGCCCGCCCCGGCTGCTGGAGCTGACCTGGCGGCCCGAGGGGATCAAGTCCGGTCCGCACCTGGTGCTGGTCGGCAAGGGCATCACCTTCGACACCGGCGGTCTGTCGCTCAAGCCCGCGGACGGGATGCACATGATGCGCACCGACATGGCCGGTGGCGGCGCGGTGATCGGCGCGCTGCTGTCGATCGCGCGGTTGAACATCCCGGTGCGGGTGACGGCATTGGTGCCGTCCGCGGAGAACCACGTCTCCGGCAGCAGCTACCGGCCGGGCGACGTGGTGCGGCACTACGGCGGCAAGACCACCGAGGTCTCCAACACCGACGCCGAGGGCCGCATGGTCCTCGCGGACGCGCTGGCCTACGCGGTGCACAAGCACGAACCGGACCTGATCGTCGACGTGGCGACGCTGACCGGCGCGATGAAGGTCGCGCTCGGACTGCGCACCGGCGGACTGTTCGCCACCGAGCCGGAACTGCAGCAGCGGGTGCGGGACGCGGGCGAGCGGGTCGGCGAGGCGTGGTGGCCGATGCCGCTGCTGGAGGACCACGCCGCGGACGTGCAAGGAGAACTCGGCGACGTGCGGCAAGCCCCGCAAGGGCCGGGCGGCGTCACCGCGGCGCTGTTCCTGCGCGAGTTCACCGGTGGCGTGCCGTGGGCGCACCTGGACATCGCCGGTCCGGGCCGGGCGGACAAGCCCTACGCCGAGGTGGTGCCCGGCGCGACCGGTTTCGCCGCGCGCAGCCTCGTGGAGCTAGCTGCTTCCCTGGCTTCCTGA
- a CDS encoding LysR substrate-binding domain-containing protein: protein MPHESSVPREAAQLAAHLAPTLDLLRTVAAEGQLTRAAERLGQPQPTVSRALARLAEHLGTPVVAKQGRGVVLTRAGALLTEAAEEAMHELENRCRAVVEELDPQRGQVVLGFQHTMGRALIPQLLSEFREHHPSVRFGLAQGSRDDMLARMRTGRVDLCLVSPVPSGAEFEAAEVTREELVAVVFAGHRLAGRDDIRLAELADDDFVGLRPGYGLRRIVTDLAEAAGFTPRFAWEGEEVDTARGLVAAGLGVTLLPKALSGAAPGTSEISLHPAAHRTIGVVWPARRPLPPAVRAFRDHVAGR from the coding sequence GTGCCGCATGAATCGAGCGTTCCCCGGGAAGCCGCCCAGCTCGCCGCGCATCTGGCGCCGACGCTGGACCTGCTGCGCACCGTCGCCGCGGAGGGGCAACTCACACGCGCGGCCGAGCGGCTCGGCCAGCCGCAGCCCACGGTCAGCCGCGCACTGGCCCGGCTCGCCGAGCACCTCGGCACACCGGTCGTGGCCAAGCAGGGACGCGGCGTGGTCCTCACCCGCGCCGGAGCGCTGCTGACCGAAGCGGCCGAGGAGGCGATGCACGAGCTGGAGAACCGCTGCCGGGCGGTGGTCGAAGAACTCGACCCGCAGCGCGGGCAGGTCGTGCTCGGTTTCCAGCACACCATGGGCCGCGCGCTGATCCCGCAGCTGCTCAGCGAGTTCCGCGAGCACCACCCGAGCGTCCGGTTCGGCCTGGCGCAGGGCTCGCGGGACGACATGCTGGCGCGGATGCGCACCGGCCGGGTCGACCTCTGCCTGGTCTCCCCGGTCCCGTCCGGTGCGGAGTTCGAGGCCGCCGAGGTCACCAGGGAGGAACTGGTCGCCGTGGTCTTCGCCGGGCACCGGCTGGCCGGGCGGGACGACATCCGCCTGGCCGAGCTGGCCGACGACGACTTCGTCGGGCTGCGCCCCGGATACGGGCTGCGCCGCATCGTCACCGACCTCGCCGAAGCGGCCGGTTTCACGCCGCGGTTCGCGTGGGAGGGCGAGGAGGTCGACACCGCGCGCGGCCTGGTCGCGGCCGGGCTCGGTGTGACGCTGCTGCCGAAGGCGCTCTCCGGCGCCGCGCCGGGCACCTCCGAGATCTCGCTGCACCCGGCGGCGCACCGCACCATCGGCGTGGTCTGGCCGGCGCGGCGCCCGCTACCGCCGGCGGTCCGGGCGTTCCGCGATCACGTGGCCGGGCGGTAG
- a CDS encoding MFS transporter — translation MSGTDVSRIRRIRLALLVGALALFALLYAPQPVLPQFSEAFSLAPGTVALLVSAGTLGLAVAAVPLGTLSEVFGRRRVMVTSLLVAEVIGLALPWLANFPLLVVLRFVQGAAVAGIAAVATAYLADETGGRDLGTTMGLYVAGTTIGGMSGRLLGGVAGDFGGWTGGLIAVALLAGVCTVAFVLLLPTERHQRRQEFRWRPLLTGVRAAATDPALRAPFAVAALGMGSFVAVYNVLGFRLIAPPLSVPPALAALAFLAYAAGTVTSAIAGRLADRWGRKPVLLTGLGTALAGLALLLAGNIVVILIGLVVFTGGFFAAHSVASGWVGFLASPSARGQASAMYQFAYYGGSSVGGVLGGMAYAQWGWPGMTLVLACWLVLAGVAVLRARKPQPAEPSQPELQSVS, via the coding sequence GTGAGTGGAACCGACGTGAGCCGCATCCGGCGCATCCGACTGGCGCTGCTGGTCGGCGCGCTCGCCCTGTTCGCCCTGCTGTACGCGCCGCAACCGGTGCTGCCGCAGTTCTCCGAGGCGTTCTCGCTCGCGCCGGGAACGGTCGCGCTGCTGGTCTCGGCGGGCACGCTGGGGCTGGCGGTGGCCGCGGTACCGCTCGGCACGCTGTCCGAGGTCTTCGGGCGCCGCCGCGTCATGGTCACCTCACTGCTGGTGGCCGAGGTGATCGGGTTGGCGCTGCCGTGGCTGGCGAACTTCCCGCTGCTGGTCGTGCTGCGCTTCGTGCAAGGCGCCGCGGTGGCGGGCATCGCCGCTGTCGCCACCGCGTACCTGGCCGACGAGACCGGTGGCCGTGATCTCGGCACCACGATGGGCCTCTACGTCGCGGGCACCACCATCGGCGGCATGTCCGGACGGCTGCTCGGCGGCGTCGCGGGCGACTTCGGCGGCTGGACCGGCGGGCTGATCGCGGTGGCGCTGCTCGCCGGGGTGTGCACCGTGGCGTTCGTGCTGCTGCTGCCGACCGAGCGGCACCAGCGCAGGCAGGAGTTCCGCTGGCGCCCGCTGCTGACCGGCGTGCGCGCCGCGGCGACCGATCCCGCGCTGCGCGCGCCGTTCGCGGTGGCCGCGCTGGGCATGGGTTCGTTCGTGGCGGTCTACAACGTGCTCGGCTTCCGCTTGATCGCGCCGCCGCTGTCGGTGCCGCCCGCGCTGGCCGCGCTGGCGTTCCTGGCTTACGCGGCGGGCACGGTGACCTCCGCGATAGCGGGACGGCTCGCCGACCGGTGGGGGCGCAAGCCGGTGCTGCTGACCGGGCTCGGCACCGCGCTGGCCGGGCTGGCGCTGCTGCTCGCCGGGAACATCGTCGTGATCCTGATCGGGCTCGTGGTGTTCACCGGCGGATTCTTCGCCGCGCACTCGGTGGCCAGCGGCTGGGTCGGGTTCCTGGCGTCGCCGTCGGCGCGGGGGCAGGCGTCCGCGATGTACCAGTTCGCCTACTACGGCGGCAGCAGCGTCGGCGGAGTGCTCGGCGGAATGGCCTATGCGCAGTGGGGATGGCCTGGGATGACGCTGGTGCTCGCGTGCTGGCTGGTGCTGGCCGGGGTCGCCGTGCTGCGGGCGCGGAAGCCGCAACCGGCCGAGCCGTCTCAACCCGAACTGCAGTCGGTTTCGTAG
- the tatB gene encoding Sec-independent protein translocase protein TatB, whose product MFESIGWGEILVLIVAGLFILGPERLPQGAAWLGRTIRQVKEYATGARDQLRSELGPEFDELRKPLEDLRGIRDFNPRTAVSKHLFDGENPLDPPLNGNGNGSSSGSSTAKPQPQRPLDPGERPPYDPDAT is encoded by the coding sequence GTGTTCGAGAGCATCGGCTGGGGTGAGATCCTGGTCCTCATCGTTGCCGGCCTGTTCATCCTCGGCCCGGAACGGTTGCCGCAGGGCGCGGCCTGGCTGGGGCGCACCATCCGCCAGGTCAAGGAGTACGCGACGGGCGCCCGCGATCAGCTGCGCTCCGAACTCGGTCCGGAGTTCGACGAGTTGCGCAAGCCGCTGGAGGATCTGCGCGGCATCCGCGACTTCAATCCGCGCACGGCGGTGAGCAAGCACCTGTTCGACGGGGAGAATCCGCTGGATCCGCCGCTCAACGGCAACGGCAACGGCTCCAGTTCCGGTTCCAGCACGGCCAAGCCGCAACCGCAGCGCCCGCTGGACCCGGGCGAACGGCCGCCTTACGACCCGGACGCCACCTGA
- a CDS encoding trypsin-like peptidase domain-containing protein: MSEQPRKPAQGSDPARPDQARPHDQDGGTFQRADGRADGRPAENSGHGQWPDPTAQNSAAAEHAGNPDATAQQPPAIDPASAESQPQRLGVRPVQHPEVDSAQAAAFGRPAGVTGGFDPERTDQLPATGAVPPGPSPALSQAFGRPRGTASSLQREPGESAPSPSAEQPPTFWSERGEHDPWRNPSAGAVMGPPAVAEGSDDSDSDPAPGPLLSAREILFGRRVRPRALAALGGVAVLLAVVGGFVGRITAEEGNPLTNPDVTLSEVQPGADRPAGAVSGVAKRIVPAVVSVEVHVGAQGGSGSGVVIDGDGYVVTNNHVVSMAADTPNATVSTVFSDGTRVPARIVGRDVKTDLAVIKVDVANPTVAQLGNSGSLAVGDQVIAVGSPLGLASTVTTGIVSSVHRPVRLAGEGSDTNAVVDAIQTDAAINPGNSGGALVDGNGAVVGINSGIRTLGESGGEGGSIGLGFAIPIDDVRRIAQELIRTGKASHADLGVNPKSVSDGVTDGAQVQNVRDGSAAAGAGIGEGDVIIKVGDRKVSTADELIVAVDRHRVGETVPVTVVRQGRELVLNVVLR, from the coding sequence ATGAGCGAGCAGCCGAGGAAACCCGCGCAGGGATCCGATCCGGCGCGGCCCGACCAGGCTCGGCCGCACGACCAGGACGGCGGGACGTTCCAGCGAGCGGACGGGCGGGCCGACGGCCGCCCCGCCGAGAACTCCGGGCACGGGCAGTGGCCGGACCCGACCGCGCAGAACTCCGCCGCGGCTGAGCACGCAGGCAACCCGGACGCGACCGCGCAGCAGCCCCCGGCGATCGATCCGGCTTCGGCCGAGTCGCAACCGCAGCGGCTCGGCGTCCGGCCGGTCCAGCACCCGGAGGTCGACTCGGCGCAGGCCGCCGCGTTCGGCAGGCCGGCGGGCGTCACCGGCGGCTTCGACCCGGAGCGCACCGATCAGCTACCGGCGACCGGTGCCGTTCCCCCTGGCCCCTCCCCGGCTTTGTCGCAGGCGTTCGGCCGACCCCGGGGCACCGCGAGTTCGCTGCAGCGGGAACCGGGCGAGTCGGCGCCTTCCCCGTCCGCCGAGCAGCCGCCCACGTTCTGGAGCGAACGCGGCGAGCACGATCCCTGGCGCAACCCCTCGGCAGGTGCGGTGATGGGGCCGCCCGCGGTCGCCGAGGGCTCCGATGATTCCGACTCGGACCCGGCTCCCGGTCCGCTGCTGAGCGCGCGGGAGATCCTGTTCGGCCGCCGGGTGCGCCCGCGCGCGCTGGCCGCGCTGGGCGGTGTCGCGGTGCTGCTGGCCGTCGTCGGCGGCTTCGTCGGCCGGATCACCGCCGAGGAGGGCAATCCGCTGACCAATCCGGACGTGACGTTGTCCGAGGTGCAGCCGGGCGCGGACCGCCCGGCAGGCGCCGTGTCCGGGGTGGCGAAGCGGATCGTGCCCGCTGTGGTGTCGGTCGAGGTGCACGTCGGCGCGCAGGGCGGCTCCGGTTCCGGCGTGGTGATCGACGGCGACGGCTACGTCGTCACCAACAACCACGTCGTGTCGATGGCCGCGGACACCCCGAACGCGACCGTCTCCACGGTCTTCAGCGACGGCACCCGGGTGCCCGCGCGGATCGTCGGGCGCGACGTCAAGACCGACCTGGCGGTGATCAAGGTCGACGTGGCCAACCCGACGGTGGCGCAGCTGGGCAACTCGGGAAGTCTCGCGGTGGGCGATCAGGTCATCGCCGTGGGCTCGCCGCTCGGGCTGGCCAGCACCGTCACCACCGGCATCGTCAGTTCGGTGCACCGCCCGGTGCGGCTGGCCGGGGAGGGCAGCGACACCAACGCGGTCGTCGATGCGATCCAGACCGACGCGGCGATCAACCCCGGCAACTCCGGTGGCGCGCTGGTGGACGGCAACGGCGCGGTGGTCGGCATCAACAGCGGGATCCGCACGCTCGGCGAGAGTGGCGGTGAGGGCGGTTCGATCGGCCTCGGCTTCGCGATCCCGATCGACGACGTGCGCCGGATCGCGCAGGAGCTGATCCGCACCGGCAAGGCCAGCCACGCCGATCTCGGGGTGAACCCGAAGTCGGTCAGCGACGGCGTCACCGACGGTGCCCAGGTGCAGAACGTGCGGGACGGCAGCGCCGCCGCGGGCGCGGGCATCGGCGAGGGTGATGTGATCATCAAGGTCGGCGACCGCAAGGTCAGCACGGCCGACGAGCTGATCGTGGCCGTCGACCGGCACCGGGTCGGCGAGACGGTCCCGGTGACGGTGGTCCGGCAGGGGCGTGAGCTGGTGCTGAACGTGGTGCTGCGCTGA
- a CDS encoding zf-HC2 domain-containing protein, whose product MTGRRGWGLPEQHLALDALVAFVDGELSANAHDRAAAHLARCPACAADATAQRQARAAVQSAGAPSVSPGLLQALQSIPSNAELPAQPDGLALTEDGQLVTVDPSARRGRFGSGAALGSSTPLGGGQQPLGSSTPLGETGLDSRGQARPGRGRRTGAGVVFSSLVLGALALVSMPDEQGPPPAVGPLPHPGGAYDSALIPASTGLRTPPPPPAPSLAAVPGPGTSSIPAGRPAMSASVQP is encoded by the coding sequence ATGACAGGACGGCGAGGGTGGGGTCTGCCCGAGCAGCACCTCGCGCTGGACGCGCTCGTGGCGTTCGTGGACGGCGAACTCAGCGCCAACGCCCACGACCGCGCGGCCGCCCACCTCGCCAGGTGCCCGGCTTGCGCGGCCGACGCCACCGCACAACGGCAAGCGCGGGCCGCGGTGCAGTCCGCGGGCGCGCCGTCGGTTTCCCCCGGCTTGCTGCAGGCCCTGCAATCCATCCCCTCGAACGCGGAACTGCCCGCGCAACCGGACGGCCTGGCGCTGACCGAGGACGGCCAGCTGGTCACCGTCGACCCCAGTGCCCGGCGCGGACGCTTCGGATCCGGCGCGGCGCTGGGTTCGAGCACGCCGCTGGGCGGCGGTCAGCAACCGCTGGGTTCGAGCACGCCGCTCGGCGAAACCGGTCTCGACTCCCGCGGGCAGGCACGGCCCGGGCGCGGCAGGCGAACCGGGGCGGGCGTGGTGTTCTCCAGCCTCGTGCTCGGAGCGCTGGCACTGGTCAGCATGCCGGACGAGCAGGGGCCACCGCCCGCGGTCGGGCCGCTGCCGCACCCCGGCGGCGCCTACGACTCCGCGCTGATCCCGGCTTCGACCGGGCTGCGCACCCCGCCCCCTCCGCCGGCGCCCAGCTTGGCCGCGGTTCCCGGGCCCGGTACCTCCAGCATTCCGGCCGGCCGACCGGCGATGTCGGCTTCCGTCCAGCCTTGA
- the sigE gene encoding RNA polymerase sigma factor SigE → MPTQSMSPAQHAEQHAGTAPVTETGPVTETAPATETTWTPPSWDEVVREHADRIYRLAYRLTGNQHDAEDITQETFIRVFRSLASYKPGTFEGWLHRITTNLFLDMARRRSRLRMEGLPEDTDRLPSSGPSPEQVFHDTHLDPDLQAALDELPPEFRAAVVLCDVEGLSYEEIGTTLGVKLGTVRSRIHRGRQMLKATLEARRAHAREDSA, encoded by the coding sequence ATGCCAACACAGTCGATGAGTCCGGCTCAGCACGCCGAACAACACGCCGGCACCGCGCCCGTGACCGAGACGGGGCCCGTCACCGAGACGGCACCAGCCACCGAGACGACCTGGACGCCGCCGTCCTGGGACGAGGTGGTCCGGGAGCACGCCGACCGGATCTACCGGCTGGCATACCGGCTCACCGGCAACCAGCACGACGCCGAGGACATCACCCAGGAAACCTTCATCCGCGTCTTCCGGTCGCTGGCCTCCTACAAGCCGGGCACCTTCGAGGGCTGGTTGCACCGGATCACCACGAACCTGTTCCTGGACATGGCGCGGCGCCGGTCCCGGCTGCGGATGGAAGGTCTGCCGGAGGACACCGACCGGCTGCCCAGCAGCGGGCCCAGCCCGGAGCAGGTCTTCCACGACACCCACCTCGACCCGGACCTGCAGGCCGCGCTGGACGAGCTGCCGCCGGAGTTCCGCGCCGCCGTGGTGCTCTGCGACGTGGAAGGGCTCTCCTACGAGGAGATCGGCACCACCCTCGGGGTGAAGCTGGGTACGGTGCGCAGCAGGATCCACCGCGGACGGCAGATGTTGAAAGCGACCCTGGAAGCGCGTCGCGCGCACGCTCGGGAGGACTCGGCATGA
- a CDS encoding O-methyltransferase, translating into MIPETSIDPGPLDRPGRLLGDAAGRQAVAEESEAAAVAADGALIDSSTGAALRFLAAVLRAKAVVEVGTGTGDSARWLLAGMAPSGLLTSIDLDPTAQRIAREALAADGVPRSRTRFITGLADQVLPRLAEGAYDLMFVDAAPSGYPMYLEAGSRLLRPGGAIVFAGTNPPETADRHDSRAAALRELTQAIRADEGLVPVALPVGDGLLAVARSI; encoded by the coding sequence GTGATACCCGAGACGTCGATCGATCCCGGTCCGCTGGACCGGCCGGGCAGGCTGCTCGGCGACGCCGCCGGGCGGCAGGCCGTCGCCGAGGAATCCGAGGCCGCGGCCGTGGCCGCCGACGGCGCGCTCATCGACTCATCGACCGGCGCCGCGCTGCGCTTCCTGGCCGCGGTGCTGCGCGCGAAGGCGGTCGTCGAAGTGGGCACCGGCACCGGCGACTCGGCTCGCTGGTTGCTCGCGGGCATGGCCCCGAGCGGACTGCTGACCTCGATCGATCTCGACCCGACCGCGCAGCGCATCGCGCGCGAAGCGCTCGCGGCCGACGGGGTGCCGCGGTCGCGCACCCGGTTCATCACGGGCCTCGCCGATCAGGTGCTGCCGCGGCTCGCGGAGGGCGCCTACGACCTGATGTTCGTCGACGCGGCGCCGAGCGGATATCCGATGTACCTGGAGGCCGGGTCGCGGCTGCTGCGGCCCGGCGGGGCGATCGTGTTCGCAGGCACCAACCCGCCCGAGACCGCGGACCGGCACGATTCGCGGGCGGCGGCGCTGCGCGAACTCACCCAGGCCATCCGCGCCGACGAGGGCCTCGTGCCAGTGGCGCTGCCGGTCGGCGACGGCCTGCTCGCCGTCGCCCGCTCGATCTGA
- a CDS encoding Mrp/NBP35 family ATP-binding protein has translation MTSTYSAPTEEAVRQALGKVDDPEIHKPITELGMVKSVTVGEDGKVDVEVYLTVQGCPMRETITQRVDQAVREVDGVREVTVELDVMSDEQRSELRKQLRGDSEEPRIPFAEPGSMTRVYCVASGKGGVGKSSVTVNLAASMAARGLSVGVVDADIYGHSVPRMLGSDGKPTQVDKMIMPPQAHGVKVISIGMFTPGNTPVVWRGPMLHRALQQFLSDVFWGDLDVLLLDLPPGTGDVALSTAQLIPNAEILVVTTPQQAAAEVAERAGAIAMQTRQRLAGVVENMSWMELPDGQRMEVFGSGGGQIVADSLTRSIGHDVPLLGQVPLDTRLRESGDSGTPLVIEAPDAPSSKVLADVAKRLSTRARGLAGQLLSVSPA, from the coding sequence GTGACCAGCACGTACTCCGCTCCCACGGAAGAGGCCGTCCGCCAGGCCCTCGGCAAGGTCGATGACCCCGAGATCCACAAGCCGATCACCGAACTCGGCATGGTCAAGTCGGTCACCGTCGGCGAGGACGGCAAGGTGGACGTCGAGGTCTACTTGACCGTCCAGGGCTGCCCGATGCGGGAAACCATCACGCAGCGCGTCGACCAGGCCGTGCGCGAGGTCGACGGGGTGCGCGAGGTGACCGTCGAGCTCGACGTGATGAGCGACGAGCAGCGCTCCGAACTGCGCAAGCAGCTGCGCGGCGACTCCGAGGAACCGCGCATCCCGTTCGCCGAGCCCGGCTCGATGACCCGGGTGTACTGCGTGGCCTCCGGCAAGGGCGGCGTCGGCAAGTCCAGCGTGACGGTCAACCTGGCCGCCTCGATGGCCGCGCGCGGGCTGTCGGTCGGCGTGGTCGACGCCGACATCTACGGGCACTCGGTGCCCCGGATGCTGGGTTCGGACGGCAAGCCCACCCAGGTGGACAAGATGATCATGCCGCCGCAGGCGCACGGCGTGAAGGTGATCTCAATCGGGATGTTCACCCCGGGCAACACGCCGGTCGTGTGGCGCGGGCCGATGCTGCACCGTGCGCTGCAGCAGTTCCTCTCGGACGTGTTCTGGGGCGACCTGGACGTGCTGCTGCTGGACCTGCCGCCCGGCACCGGCGACGTCGCGCTGTCCACCGCCCAGCTGATCCCGAACGCCGAGATCCTGGTGGTGACCACGCCGCAGCAGGCAGCCGCCGAGGTCGCCGAGCGCGCCGGGGCGATCGCGATGCAGACGCGGCAGCGGCTCGCCGGGGTCGTGGAGAACATGTCCTGGATGGAGCTGCCCGACGGGCAGCGCATGGAGGTCTTCGGCAGCGGCGGCGGGCAGATCGTGGCGGACTCGCTGACCCGCTCGATCGGCCACGATGTCCCGCTGCTGGGCCAGGTCCCGCTGGACACCCGGCTGCGGGAGTCCGGGGACAGCGGGACTCCGCTGGTCATCGAGGCGCCGGACGCGCCGTCGTCGAAGGTGCTCGCCGACGTCGCCAAGCGGCTGTCCACCCGCGCCCGCGGCCTGGCGGGCCAGCTGCTGTCCGTCTCCCCCGCTTGA
- a CDS encoding MarR family winged helix-turn-helix transcriptional regulator yields the protein MTAYRAFLRAHARVTRCLEGDLIAQQRLTLAAYDVLRALAEAPERRLRMTELADAVLLSRSGVTRLVDRLERIGLVHRVRVDSDGRGVLAVISEAGEHRLRSAADTQLAGVMQYFLSVTEPQELEQFARICEKLAAGGVPAPPGQRAQA from the coding sequence ATGACGGCCTACCGCGCCTTCCTGCGCGCCCACGCCCGCGTCACGCGGTGCCTGGAAGGGGACCTGATCGCCCAGCAGCGGCTCACGCTCGCGGCCTACGACGTGCTGCGCGCACTGGCCGAGGCGCCGGAGCGGCGATTGCGAATGACCGAGCTGGCGGACGCGGTTCTGCTGTCCCGGTCCGGGGTGACCAGGCTGGTGGACCGGCTGGAGCGGATCGGGCTGGTGCACCGGGTCCGGGTGGATTCGGACGGCAGGGGAGTGCTCGCGGTGATCAGCGAGGCCGGTGAACACCGATTACGGTCTGCAGCCGACACGCAGCTCGCCGGGGTGATGCAGTACTTCCTCTCGGTGACCGAGCCGCAGGAGCTGGAACAGTTCGCCCGGATCTGCGAGAAGCTCGCCGCCGGTGGCGTCCCGGCCCCGCCCGGGCAGCGCGCCCAGGCATGA
- a CDS encoding DUF1003 domain-containing protein, with translation MPELLPRRRLDQPRMPRRFAVRFDPEVFGQVSERIARFLGTGKFLFWMTVFVTTWIAMNLFAVGLAWDPYPFILLNLAFSTQASYAAPLILLAQNRQDDRDRVSLEEDRARAEQTKADTEYLARELAALRLAVGEVATRDYLRGELDRLRDELPGTESAGARRRRESAEGAGERDDVP, from the coding sequence ATGCCTGAACTGCTGCCCCGCCGCCGGCTGGACCAGCCGCGGATGCCGCGCCGGTTCGCCGTGCGGTTCGACCCGGAAGTCTTCGGGCAGGTCTCCGAGCGCATCGCCCGGTTCCTGGGCACCGGGAAGTTCCTGTTCTGGATGACCGTGTTCGTGACCACCTGGATCGCGATGAACCTGTTCGCGGTCGGGCTGGCGTGGGACCCGTACCCGTTCATCCTGCTCAACCTGGCGTTCTCCACGCAGGCGTCGTACGCGGCGCCGCTGATCCTGCTGGCGCAGAACCGGCAGGACGACCGGGACCGGGTCTCGCTGGAGGAGGACCGGGCGCGGGCCGAGCAGACCAAGGCCGACACCGAGTACCTGGCCCGCGAACTCGCCGCGCTGCGCCTGGCCGTCGGCGAGGTGGCCACCCGGGACTACCTGCGCGGCGAGCTGGACCGGCTGCGCGACGAACTGCCCGGCACGGAGAGCGCGGGCGCGCGCCGCCGCCGGGAATCCGCGGAGGGCGCGGGCGAGCGCGACGACGTGCCCTGA